The genomic stretch TAACAATGTAAGTAGTACAATGTAACtagtttatccattttaaagataaggaaacagaatttaAATACATTCCAGGACACTTCACCAGTAAGTAGCAGAGCAGGGATATAAAGGTAAggaggggtgggactgaaagttccaactttctaatcacatggttggttctccaggcagccagcccccatccttaggtgtggCCCAAAACTCACCTCATTAATATAACAAAAGATACCTTTATCTGtttcatcacttaggaaatcccAAGCATTTTAGAAGCTTTGTGCCAGAAACAAAgactgaatatatatttattataaatcatagTATAACAGGATTTCACTTTAATTTGAAGTTATAACTATCTCCTGGCCATTTGTACCTGGGAaacagcaataagaaaaaaaaaaaaaaggttttcacaCTGGCAGCACTAAGTGACCTTGATTAAAAGGAGCTAGGGTTGCTGCTACACAACGGGGGCAGAAAGGGATATGCCTGGCACCGGGGGCAGAAAGGGATATGCCTGGCACCGAGGGGATTCACTGCCTTATCTTGGAGCTTTCATGTCCAGTGATAACTGTAAACAGGCAGTTGCTGCAACAAAGGCCTGATGATGCTAGAGTAACTAAGGTTCTGGCCTTTGGAAATGAAGGTCCTGGTGACTCAGGCAAGCAACCTAGATCTGCAAAAGTTATGGCCAAGAGAAGGGAAATCTACAGCATGGTGGGGGTAGATGAAGATTATCAGCTAGGGCCTCAGACCAGTCACAACTGTGTAGACTGTAGCTTGTTCCACTATCCGGTTAAGACTGTACCTGACTACCACCCTGAATGATACACTGCAGATTAGATTCAATGTGTGCACAGATCCAAGCAGTACATGGAGTGGATGAGGAAATAGTAAACCTCTTGTGCGTGCCTCACTTCCCCTTGGCCCATCTTTTTACTCCAGTTGCTGCTGCAGCTCTCATTTGCCTGCAGGTGTGACCTGACAATACTTCACCTCAGCTGCACAGCACACCACCCGCTTTCTGCCCTATGCTTCCTCCTCCATGAGATGCCTGTAAGAACCCAGTCAGCCAGTCTGAGCCATGCCCATACCTGGGAGTACAAGGGAATTAACTGCATGAGATAACTCTGGACCAAGAGGGAGAAAAGCTAGTACGTAAATATTCACTTTTTCCGTGTCTGGGGGTAAAATTCTGTGTCCATTCCACAGAGCTCCTCAGAAGGCCCCTATAAGAATTAAGCCCATTACCCCCAGAGGCAACGGGCCAAGAGCACCGTTTGGGCTCTGAAGATCACAGGGGCTGACAGAGTGAAATAGGAGCCCAAAAGGGCAAGGTGTGTTGGCTATGGCTAGATTGGGGGCCGCGGTTGGGTGAGAAgacagggaggggggaggccgtgCTGAAGAACACAGGTAAAATGGTATAGAGCATTGGGTTTTCCCTCAACCTGTTTCACTCTGAGCAGTCTCCCACCTGTTCTTTCAGATCACTTCCTAACATAAACTATCTACATACAAGCTTTTCTCTCAGGCTCTGCATTTTGGGGTACTCCAGGCTCATACAAGGATCAAATGAGACAATAGTTGTGAATATGCTCTGAAAGTTAAAAGCAATATACTCATGTAAGCCAGCCCCACAGAGCATGCTGTTCTTCCTATAGCACTGGATTTTACTTTGTCTTCATAGATGAAATTGTCACCCTACTGTTTcaagactaaactacaaagcatGGGGCAGCTTTTATTGAGCAATACTGTTACTTCATTTTCATCTTTATGACCTTATGAGGTAGTAGGCATTACTATCTCCAGGCCATAGATGATGAGAGGGGGGCCTGGTATTCCAACTGCTAAACTCAAGCTAAGATTCTAGCCCAGATCTGACCTGCAAAGCCCATGCTCTATACCATTTTACCTGTTCTTCAGCAtggccttccccctccctgtcttCTCACCCAACAGCGGCCCCCAATCTAGCCATAGCCAACACACCTTGCCCTTTTGGGCTCCTATTTGCTCTGTCAGCCCCTGTGATCTTCAGAGCCTAAATCAAATGCCATCTCCCTAGACAGAACTGCTTCTTCATCAGCTTGCCAACATCACTTTCCTGAAtcgctatctttttttttttaaaccacaaggTTGTAACTGTTCTGCTGAATTTACCACTGGGGCTGGAGCCAGATGACAGCTTAGGTTTTAAGTAGTACCAGATACATAATAAGCACTTAAATAATAACTGTTGAATGAACAGTTGTCAGAGTGTGTACTCATTAAGCACAGGGCCTAAGTTGTCCTGTTGATCACTATATTCTCAGCACAatagcacaatgcctggctcatagtagaCACTCatttgctgaatgactgaatgaatgaacatgaaTCTGTTTCTTCATTAAACTGTGAACTCTTACAAAGTAGGGATTCTACAATGTccagcaaatgtttgttgaatcttTTTAATGATTAATAGATTCATTTAAACAAAAGTACATATAGTCATCATTGCCAGACTTAATATGAGATGTTAAATGTTCGATCCAATTTTCCTTCCCGGATAAGTTTTTCTTTCCTATCCTGtatagacagaaaagaaaaaagtacattaaaaacaATGCATTCTGGCACAATTCATGGTATAGCTctaaaaaccagaaatgaaacACTCCCAGCCTAATTACAATCCCCTATTGTCTAAAGCCTACAGAGTATGAGTGAGGAAGTAATAATCTGAAGAAATAAAGGGAcaataagaaaacactcctattgaAAAACACCTAAATTTTAGTAAGTAGAATTATATTACCCCACTAAATAGCATACACTGAAAGCAAAATGTAAATACCTTCTAGGTAAGTGTGGCCTACCTTTCTGTTAAGCAATAATTTATCAGATAATCAAAATATATACACTCCAGGAGAGTGGACTGGCCAGTTTAAAGCAGTGCTACATGGGTGGGCTCCAGTGTAGATGGGAACAtgaggcctgggggctggggttggggaccTAGTATCAGAGTGGTCTAGTGTCAAAGATTAGCTTGGCTTTCTGTGCAGTCACATACCCAGGCCTCTGATGGCAGTGAGCCCCACCACAGGCTGCTTTGGCTTTTCTGTTGTTGGAGTATTAacatattttaacattaattcaCAAAATGTGACCAACAAAACTGGAATTCATGCAGACAGGGAGCATACTAAGTGATATATGTATTCTGCTAATACTTAACCCAATAAACATctcttttaaaagcaaacaaaataaatataaaaatttgcaAAGATAACATCTAAAGATTAATCAGAATAGAAAAGTTTAACTTCTGTACAtccaatgagaaaaaagaaattaactttttaagTTATTTCTATATTCTCTTGCTTAACATACATAATATAATTTCCTTACCTAATCTAAAACAcaccaggaaaacaaaaataaataaataaaacacatcagGAAAACTCTTTCATGAGCTAAGTTCAAGTCTTAGATATTTAAAGTGaccaattcattattttaaattctagagTAGCcattaaattaaatttgaaagaCCCAGAGACAATCGTAGTTTATAAGAAAGTATATTTCTATATGAGTTGAAAcaataaagcaataaaactaaacatataatTGAAACTTCCTGTTTTAACTCAgttggaaaggaataaagataaaagaggaaCTGAAGGAAGAGTAGAAAGACAAGATGGGAATTATCAAGAGAGAGCTGCAGccagcacagagggaacctatcaCACAGATACCAAACACAAGGTCCTAATACTTACTCTGTCGGTTTTGAAAACATAATACCAGAAGAGGAGGGGCCCAATTCCAAACAGAGCTCCTAAAAGTGAGGTCTTGGGAGTGGGTCTGAAATTGGGATAGACATTTGCTGATCTTGCATAGGTCCAACGAATCAAGGCAGGATCTtcctaaaatgaatgaaaacaaaagatacaGGAAATTAAGTTCTACACTAAGAAACAATCTCATCAGGACTTTTGTGGAGAAGCACAAGAGATGCCCTTTGTTCTCTTCTACAGTTAAGGGTATACCCCGAATATTCCTAAATAGCTTCAAAGAAGATCTTTCATTtccagtatttgttgaataattctCTGATGATCCTGTTCAGAATTTAAAAGACTCATCCTTCAGCTTCCTATTTATTTAAGATTTAAGAATCCTAATCATTTTAAGCTGTCAGAGAAggcactttttttaaaatcatttttttctattcttttctggaTTGTTTTTGGCGTCACTGTCTTTCTTGAAGTATGACAAACAGAACCACACAGTATTTCCAATGAGGACAAACAGATTTCATATGCTCTATCATACTGTGAACTTTGTTTCCAGGACCTTTTCTAATGCTATGCCCACACTGGTCTCTCCAGGCTACAACTAAACTgcaggaagaggaagacagaCGTAGGCTAACTCTGAACTTTACATTTTTTAGGCTGACTTGGCTGGTATTTTAAGAGCAAAATTATTACATTTCAcattattaaaatagttttttgaaAGGACAAagttgttaaagaaaaataatcagattGTCTTGGTTAAGAAAAAAGTAACTgtcaattttaatatatttatactaGAATAACTATGTAAAAATAGCAAATCTACCCCAAATAcgtaattaaatttaattagctAAATACCCTAAtgattttacaaaattatttgctCCAGTTAACTGAtagataaaaataagcaaatgaaatcaGCTTTAAAACTTTAATACTAAGCTGTGAGGAGAACATTCAAGGTTTTAACCAACGCCAAGAAGTCATGATTGGTAGGACATAAATAATTAAACTGGATCTTTCAcagtaacattttaaatcaaactGTTTGTCAAACTCTTTGCAGAGACAGTAAAGAAGGTGAAGACACAAGATACAGGTTCAAGGGGACATTTGAGCTCTATACCTGAAAGGATAAATACATCTATCTATTCTTGTATCTATCCCTTCCTGCTATTAATGCATTTGAATGACTCATGCCAGAATTCTCTACCAGTCACCTCTCTACACCTAATATCTGCCAGATCTGTCTTCCAGAAACAGACATTTCATTTCATAAAAATACCAACAGCTCCATGACCATAGTTCATTGAACTAGGTACTGTTGTTGAAAGAGGTTCCAAAACACCTGCCGTGGGAGACAGTTCTCCTTCCTTGACACCACTCCACATCCAAAGGACTATCAGCAGCATGTGATATGGTgaacaccacttttttttttaatttatttattttatttttttatttttggctgcgctgggtctttgttgctgcacgcggcacgggctttctctagttgcggcgagcgggggccactcttggttacagtgtgtgggcttctcattgtggtggtttctcttgttgcagagcatgggctctaggcgcgtgggcctcagtagttacggcgcatgggctcagtagttgtggtgcacgggcttagttgctccgcggcatgtgggatcttcccagaccagggctcgaacctgtgtcccctgcgttggcaggcaggttctcaaccactgcgccaccagcgaagcttATGAACACCACTTCTTGAAATCATTTCTTCACTTAGCTTCAAGGGCACACACCAGCTTGGCTTTCCTCCTAACTCTCTGGCCATTCCCTCTTAGTCTCTTTCGCTCTCTTCCTCCTTATCTCCCCAGTCTCTTAATATAGGACCTCAGACCTTGTGGGTCTTTCCTATCTACATTCACTCCCTTGATAATCTCTAGTCACATGGTTTTAAATATCCACCTATAGGCTGATGACTCCCCAAAACTATGCCTCCAGCCCTAGACCTGTACCCTGAACTGCAGACATAATATCCCACTCCCTGCTCAATGCTGACATATTGTCTAATTGGCAAATGTGATGCCAAACATGATGTATCCCAAACTGATTTGCCAATATGCCATTCCACCTTCATCCCTGATCCTTTCACTCTTCCCTATCTTGGTAAAAGGCAACTTCATTCTTCACTTCAGTCAAAAACCTTGGAGTTATCCTTGAgtcctctctttctcttacacCACATATCCAATCTGCCAGCTAACCTGATTGGCTCTACTTTCAATACATAACCAGAACGGACCACTTCTTACCAACTCCACTGTCACCAACCTTGTAGCCACCATCAACTAAGAAATTAGATTACTGCAAAAGGCTCCTAACTAGTCTCCCTGCTCCTGCTTTTGCTCCCCCATAGTCTCTTTTCTACTAAGCAGCCAGAGATGTTGTTAAAATgtaagtcctgggcttccctggtggcacagtggttgagagtctgcctgccgatgcaggggacatgggttcatgccccggtctgggaagatcccacatgccgcggagcggctgggcccgtgagccatggctgctgagcctgtgcgtccggagcctgtgctccacaacgggagaggccacaacagtgagaggcccgcgtatcgcaaaaaaaaaaaaaagtaagtcctGATTATGGGACACCCGACTCAGAAAAGTTCTTTCAATGGCCTATGAGGCTTGGTGTGATCTAGTCCCAGGTAACTTTCCCATCTCATCTCTTCCTACTCTGCTCTCACCTTTCTCCATGTTAGTCACAATGGTCTCTTCAGTATTTTGAGGATTAACCAGGCACACTCCTGTCGAAGGACCCTCGTATTTACTGTCCCCTCTGACTAAAATGCTACTTTCCCAGAGAGCTGAATGGCTAGCTCCCTCCCCTCACTTCTCTGAGATCTTCAATGTCACCTTCCAAGTGAGGCCTTTCCCTGTGCCTTTCTAAAACTGCAGTTGCTTTCCCTCTCTACTACATACACACACTCCTAATCCccttccttgctttatttttcttcttatcacTTCCCATTACTTAACATactaaatgatttaattttttaacttattactTGTCTTCCCTCTGGAAAGAAAGCTTTATGAGGACAGGAGtctttgcctgttttcttctccACTGTTACTGCAGTATCTAAAAGAGGACCCTGAACAATTATTTATTCACTAAATCAATCATTCTTAGACATTAGGCAAAGAATTTCCATGTATTGCTCAATATATAATTGTCAGGCCCTCATTTACTTAACAGAACCACCAGTGAGGCTGGTGTAAAACCTCTTTTACACAGCAAAACTATAACTGCCCTGGGTCAcagaactggaaaaaagaaaatctggagTTTAAACCTCAGCTCTGTCTGACtcaaagtctctctctctcttttttttttttttttactacatctTACTATCTAGCACATCAAACCCAATCGTGTGAGTATGTATACAATCAATGTCTCTGTCCTCACCTTCTCCCAAGTAAATGAGGTTCTGGCTGAAGACAATATAGCCAAATGGTTAAGAGATGCTTTGGGTTATACAGACTACGGTTCAAATTCTGCTCTATCACTTGCTAACGTATATCTCTCTATGACATACTTGTCCTTCCCATGTagtctttctcatctgtaaaatggggatagtaatagaGCTTAACTCTTTGAATAGCTGTGATATTTGAATATCATTCAGAAAGAGTTTCAATAGCGCCTGGCACACTGTAAGTTTCTTTCAATTCTCACAACTTCCTAacattcctacagaacaccaatGCAACTGTTGGgaaaagtcttttttcttttttaatctaaaagcacacttcttaaataataatagctatcagTTTACTGTGCATGTATTATGTGCCGGGAATGTTACACAGACTATCTCATTTAACCTCACAACGATTCTATAAAGAATGTACTACCATTTCCatatatgaaaattagaaaactaagGTCCAGAAGGCTTAGGAATATTGCACAAAGTCATATAGTTTGCTAGTACATAGTGCCTTGGcgtttgactccaaagcccaaaGCTTCAGCAAGCTGTAGGGTG from Pseudorca crassidens isolate mPseCra1 chromosome 5, mPseCra1.hap1, whole genome shotgun sequence encodes the following:
- the NDUFB4 gene encoding NADH dehydrogenase [ubiquinone] 1 beta subcomplex subunit 4, translated to MSFPEHKTSRLATLPTTLDPAEYDISPETRKAQAERLAIRSRLKREYLLQYNDPSRHGVIEDPALIRWTYARSANVYPNFRPTPKTSLLGALFGIGPLLFWYYVFKTDRDRKEKLIREGKLDRTFNISY